The stretch of DNA tggtgtgcacctgtaatgcctcaggaggctgaggcaggagaattgcttgaacctgagaggtggaggttgcagtgagccgagatcacaccactgcactccaacctgggcaacagagcgggactcagtctcaaaaaaaaaaaaaaaaaacccaggattCTGCAAAGTTCCTACCCCCAATTAGGAAGGGCACTAGCACCTAAGAAATGAAGTCCACCGAAAAAGAAGACTAGAGAAGGTTGGCCCGTTAGAGGAAAGGCTTCTAGCTGAAGATCCAGCCCCAAtgggacagacacacacacccccactgggcTTTGCACAAACAACGGAGCTGGAGGGGAGGAGCCAGAAAAACTGCCCAATGACGAAAGGCTTTGTCTTCTCAGGAAGCCAGGCACCATTTAAAGGCACGGAAGTACACAAGGAGACCAGCTAAGGCAGGCACACACAACCCACCACAGGGCAGTCAGCCGGGCGCTCTTCTCCACACCCCCACCCAGTGCCAGTGGAGGCATGAgcccagggaggagggaaggcaCAATGAATTTCTGAAGTAAAGtttaaatagattttattgtTACAAGGGGGATCCCACCAAGCAGGGTCAATGACCCCCCAGGAGGTCACCATGGAGACATCAAGAGGTCATGATTGCAGAAGAGGTGACTGGAATTGAACGACATGATCCAGGGGAGGCCGGCCAGAAATGCAGTAACATGACCAGGATAGGCCGGTGGGGCTGGTCAGGTCACAGTGTGAGGAGCAGAATCGCCCCCTTCACTCCGGCCGCTTGTAGTCCTCCAGGTGTGACAGGATCCAGCCCGCTGGCAGGAGGAAGGTTACAAAGCAGGCGGTAAGCGCAATGGCCTTTTCCTACACAAAGCACAAGAAAGAAGGCACCTCGGAGTCAGTATTCCCCTAGGCTCTCTAAGTCCTAGCAGTTCCCAGGCAGCAGAAAGCCCCCCTCAGGGAGCCAGGACTCAGAGGCAAGTGGGAGGCCCCTCATCCTCACATTAAAGGAATCTACGCTCCAGGGAGCAGACAGGGCAGATCCAAGGCTCCACTAACCCTTGAGGTAAAGGGTCAGTTATAAGGAGGGGGAGGAAtgagaggaaagagagacagCTAGGGTTAGGGTTCAAGGAGAAATCCACCACCAGATcacaaaggaagggaaaggaagccGGATTTAttgaaacctgtttttttttttttttttttggagacagagtcttactctgtcacccaggctagggtgcagtggcatgatttcggttcactgcagactccgcctcctgggttcaagcaattctcctgcctcagcctcccgagtagctgggattacaggcgcctgccaccgcgcctgactaatgtttgtattttttagtagaggcagggtttcaccatgttggccaggctggtctcgatctcctgacctcatgatccgcccgccttggcctcccaaagtgctgggattacaggcatgagccactgtgcccggcctgaaaccTGTTTTAAAGCTGGTCtggggcgggcatggtggctcacgcctgtaatcccagcactttggaaagccaaggagggcggatcacaagatcaggagttagagaccagcctggccaacatggtgaaaccccgtctctactaaaactacaaaaaattagcccggagtggtggtgggcgcccgtaatctcagctactccggaggctgaggcaggagaatcgcttgaacccgggaggcggaggttgcagtgagccaagatcgcaccactgcactccaacctgggcgacagagcgaggctccgtctcaaaacaaacaaacaaaaaaagcaaagcttGTTTGTTAACACCCAGGATCCTTGCATGGACCAGTAACTCCAAAACTGTACCTATGATTCCTTGCCTTAAAACCCcctcccaggccgggcgcggtggctcacgcctgttaagcccagcactttcggaggttgaGGGAGGCGgatcaagagatagagaccatcctggccaacatggcgaaaccccgtctctactaaatatacaaaattcagctgggcacggtggcgcgtgcctgtagtcccagctattcgggagactgaggcaggagaatcgcttgaacccgggaggcagaggttgcagtgagccgagatcgcgccaatgcactccagtctggcaacagagcgagaccccgtctcaaaataaataaataaaataaaatgccactaACAACCATTATCGTCGCTGACAGCGTCAGGCATCCCCCAATGAACCAATAAGAAAATGGGCTCGAGGCAGTGCAGCGAGGAGGCGACAGGGGAGGGAGAGCCTGACAGGGCCTGACCCGAGATCCTGGGGCTGTGGGGAAAGACCTAACGCCGACAGCCCCGACTGTCGCCCGGGCAATGTCCCCGTCGTTCGCGCCCTCCAGACATGCCCACACCAGCACTGCTGCTCTCCGCTACGCTGCGAGGCGCGGGGTGCGGGGCATTCTCAGGACCGCCTGAGGTCAGCAAGGCAGAAGGGGCAAGCCCACGGCGCCTCCCGTGCTCTTCCCGGCCAGTTCCTCACCATGATCCCAAGCTCCTCCTCCGGGGGCATCGAATGGATCTTGGCGCGCGGCACTGGGAGCCGCCGGGCCGAGCCTGTCAAGCCCCGCAGCAGCAGGGACGTCAGGACGGACATGATGACACGGAGTACACTACAAAAAGCGGTCAGCCGTAGCCCAAGGTCAGCAAGCCAAAATGGCTGCGCCGGCCGGAAGTTCCGGCATTGGGGAGGCCGGGAAAGGGCGGCCCGGAAGTCTCTCGGAAATGACGCAAGAACACACCTCCTACCGCCCTTGGCAGTTTTTGGCGCGTTCCTCGAAACAGCCAATTGACACCTTCCTACCGCTATGGGCGGAGCACAAAAGGGCTCTTCTTCTGGTTCTGTTCCTCCTCCAAGGCCTATACTTGTGAGTGACATCTCAGTTCACCCAATCATGTACGCGAGAAGCCTAAACTGTTCTTGACTCCTCCCTCCATTCATACTGTTAAATTTCTCTCTATtcgggccgggtgtggtggcacacgcctgtaatctcagcacttttggggaggccgaggcgggcggatcaccagagatcaggatgttcgagaccagcctggccaacaaggtgaaaccccgtctctactaaaaaacaaaagtacgggctgggcgcggtggctcactcctgtaatatcagcactttgggaggccgaggcaggtagatcatctgaggtcggagtttgagaccagtcttgccaacatggtgaaaccccgtctctactaaaaatacaaaaattggccggtggctcacgcatgtaatctgaacactttgggaggctgaggcgggtggatcacctgaagtcaacagttcgagaccagcctggccaatatggtgaaaccccgtctctattaaaaatacaaaaattcgctggcatggtggcgggcgcctgtaattccagctcgggaggctgagtcaggagaattgctgaacccaggaggcggaggttgcagtgagccaagattgagccattgcactccagcctgggccacaagagcgaaattccgtctcaaaaacaaaaaacaacaataaaaaaagtttgagagcagcctggccaacatggtgaaaccccgtttcacCTCTAAGAATAcaaagagagcaagactctgtctcaaaaaaaaaaaaaaaaagtctctattCAGAGTCCCCTCCTCTCCACCAGGCCTCCATTCCTGACACTGACCTAGTAACCAAACTCCCCTCAATTACTCTCAATTACTATTACACTCTTCAATTCCAGTTACCATGCTGGAGCAGCCAACTTCCCTTTCTTCCAAccctctctctatctctccctcccccatcctttCCTTCTTGGTTTTTTAAACCTTCATCTGACGAAGTCATATACTTTGAGTGGCTCCCCATTGCTTCCTAGGCAAAATCCCAATTCCTGAATGTCACTGTCCAACCTCAACTCTCAAAACTCTTCAATATTCCACACCTTCGACCCTGCTCTCTGATTTCCACCACGAAGCCTTTTGTTGCATTCAAAATGCACtctgcattttgttgttgttgagacaaggtctagctctaagcccaggctggaatggagtggagtgtgatctcagcttagtgcagccttgcaacctccacctcccaggctcaagccatcctcccacctcaccctccagagtagctgggattacaggcgtccaccaccatgcctggcttttttttttttttttttttgagacagagccttgctctgtcgcccaggctggaatgcagtgatgcaatcttggctcactgccatctctgcctcccagattcaagcaattctcctgcctcagcctcctgagtagctgggattacaggcatctgccaccatgcccagctattttttgtattttcagtagagacagtgtttcaccatgttggccaagctggtcttgaactcctgacttcaggcgatccacccacgtcagtctcccaaggtgctgggattacaggtgtgagccaccgtgcccagccttgtttttttgtttttttttttgagacagggtcttactctgtcacccgggctggagtgcagtggtgcgacctcagctcactgcaacctccacctcccgggttcaagcgattctcctgcctcagcctccctagtagcagggactacaggtgcctgccactgcgcgcagctaatttttgtatttttagtagagatggggtttcaccacgttggccaaggtggtctagaactcctgacctcaggtgatccgactgcctctgcctcccaaagtgctgggattacaggtgtgagccacagcgcccagcctaatttttgtagaaatggaggggggtcttgctatgttagccaagctggtctcaaactggtaagctgaagtgatccgcccagatcagcctcccaaagtgctgggattacaggcatgtgccaccgcgcctggccttgccTCTGaactttgggttttgttttgttttgagacatgctgttacccaggctggagagcagtggtgcaatctcggctcactgccacctccacctcactggttcaagtgattctcctgcctcagcctcccaagcagctggaattacacacctggctaatttttgcatttttaatagagacagggtttcaccatgttggccagcctggtcttgaactcctggcctcatgtcgtctgcccgcctcagcctcccaaagtgctgggattataggcgtgagccactgtgcctggccttgcttctgcattttatgttcattttttcagCTCCTATCCAGGCTGCCTTTTTCACCAAGCTAACTCCTGCTTCCTGGCTTCCAGTTAATGATACCACTTACTTTATTCAGTGAATACGTGTTAGCCTTTACTGTGTGTTAGGAACTATTGTAGACACCAGTATAAACGAGGTGGATAAAGTTCCTTGTCACAAAGCTGACATTCTGAAggtaaaaaacaataaatgggcaCTTAATTAGAAACGATTGTGTAAGTGTTGCGGTGAAAATAAAACGATGATGTGCTAGGAAGACATGTGGGGCGGGACTACTCAGGATGCCTTCACTGGCCACCCCAAGCCTGTGTCTCCTCTCTGTCCAGCAACACCTGTGACAGCCCTGCCCCACATGGTGGGTCTCCATCAAGACTAGGGGCCACCTGAGGGCAGAGCCTGTGTTGGTTCACCAGTTTCCAACCAGACACTCCAAATGTTTCTAAACTGCAGGAGGCTGAACAGTATTGAACTTAGGTAGAAGGCAGACGAGGAAAGGGGGTGTGGGACCAGCCACTGGGCCAGGTCTTAATGGTACAACTTCATTCCAGGTTTACAATAATGTCATGAAAGAGATACTACTATTATTtcgattattttattttgagacagtgtcttgctctgttgcctaggctggagtgcagtgtcatgaccacagctcactgcatcctcaacctcccaggctcaagtgatcctcttgcctcagtttcccgagtagttgggactacaggcacataccaccatacctggctaactttttattttttgtagagacagagtcccactatgttgcccaggctggtcttgaactcccgggctcaagcaatcctcccaccatggcctcccaaaatgctgggattacaggcgagagccactgcacctggcctatttcaaattttttacaaatgaggaaacaggcctGAAGAGTCAGGTGACTTGATCAAGATCATGAAGCTACAAGGCTGCCTTGCCAGGATTACAGGGCGGGTCTGTTGCCTCCAAAACCCATGCTTTTAGCCACCACACATGCTGCTGCAGAGGTGGACTTTCCAGAAGTTCCAGTTTTGACATTGAGGTTAATAACCAAAGTCTGTGGCAGGGGGTGGCGATGGGGTGGCAAGAGATCGAGAAACCGGAGCTTCGGAAGAGAAACCTCAGCCCATGGGTGGTGGGGGCGGTGTCACAGCAAGGTGGCAGTGAACTCGGAGTGCCCTAGAAGGGCAGCTGTGTCTGAGCTTCCTTTGGAGGGACGTGTTCCCAGGCCCCAAGCTCACCCCTCCTCATTGCCCCTCATCTTCCCCACCCCATCctagtttgttgtttgtttttggcttatgacaacacaaatttatattCTTACAGTTCTAAAgctcagaaatataaaaagatgtcaGAAGGCCAGTATTTCTTGTCAGGGCTCCAGGGCAGAATCCATTAccttttttaatttctagaagcCACTTGTATCTCTTGGTTTGTAATCCCTTCAAAAATATGGAACGCTTCACgaatttgcgtgtcatccttgcacaggggccatgctaatcttctctgtatcgttccaattttagtgtatgtgctgctgaagtgagcactgttttttttgtttttatttgtttgtttgttcgttttttttttcagagtctcgctctgtagcccaggctggtgtgccgtggtacgatctcagctcactgcaaactctgcctcccaggttcaagtgattctcctgcctcagcctcaccaataatagctgggattacaggcacacgccaccacgcctggctaatggttgtatttttagtagagacacggtttcactatgttggccaggctggtctcaaaactcctgaccttggccaggcacggtggctcacgcctgtaatcccagcactttgggaggctaaggcgggcggatcacaaggtcaggagatcgagaccatcctggctaacatggtgaaaccccgtctctactaaaaatacaaaaaaaaaattagccgggcatggtgctgtgtgcctgtagttccagctacttgagaggctgaggcaggagaatggcgtgaacccgggaggcagagcttgcagtgagccaagattgagccattgcactccagcctgggcagcagagcaagaccctgtctcaagaaagaaaaaaaaaccctcctgacctcaagtgatccacctgcctcggcctcccaaagtgctgtgattacgggcgtgagccaccatgcccggccccattCTTAGCAATCTCAGCCCAACCCCACCCACAACCACTAGGGCCCTGTTCTTGCCCCGCACTGAGTCCTAGCAAACAGCCCGGGATGGATGCTTCTAAACTTCCTCCCCAATCCCCAGGGGCACAGGGTTAAGAGACCCAGGCCCCAGCTGGCTGCCgctgggagaaggaagaggcaaGGACCTCCCTGCTGCCCTCCTGGGCTTGTCTGGCACTGGGAAACAAAGGAATAACTCCCCAATTAGAGCACAGTCAGGTGTAGGCAAGAGAAAAATAGCTTCCCTCCACCCCTCTAGGTTCTTTGGCTGGACTATGAACTAAATTGACTTAAGACAGATCAACAGGTgaaaaaccatttctttttttgtttttgttttttttgagaccgagtctcgctgtcgcccaggctggagtgcagtggccggatctcagctcactgcaagctctgcttcccgggtttacgccattctcctgcctcagcctcccgagtagctgggactactggcgcccgccacctcgcccagctagctttttgtattttttagtagagacggggtttcaccatgttagccaggatggtctcgatctcctgacctcgtgatccgcctgtcttggcctcccaaagtgctgggattacaggcttgagccaccgcgcccggccgaaaaacCATTTCTAATTAGATGCATACTATGATGGTTAGCactgagtgtcaatttgattagATAGAAGGAtactgatcctgggtgtgtctgtgagggtgttgccaacggagattaacatttgagccttgctgaggaaggcagacccacccttaatctgggtgggcaccatctaatcaccTGCTAGTGGGGCTacaatataaagcaggcagaaaaatgtgaaaagacaagcctggcctggcctcccagcctacaactttctcccatgctggatgcttcctgccctcaaacatcaaaTTCCAAGTTCTtcggttttgggactcggactggctctccttgctcctcagcttgcaggcagcctattgtgggaccttatgatcatgtaagttaatacttaataaactcccctttatatacatatatcctattagttctgtccctctagagaaccctaatacacatACACAAGGGAGTACCACAAAACATGTAGCTCGAAGGGTCAAATGACTGAAGCTTATATAGCATCCTGAGCTACAGAAAGAAACAGGGGATGGGAGTTCTCAGGGGTTATGAGGGTGAGGGGAGGATGTATATGGTGAAAAAAGGCTGTCTTATTACACAGATGAAGTCTCCAGTGATCAAAGTTGTttgggccgggcctggtggcttacacctgtaatcccagcactttaggaggccgaggtgggcaaatcacgaggtccagagattgagaccatcttggccaacatggtgaaacccgtctctactgaaaatacataaaatcagctagctgggtgtggcggcgggcacctatagtcctggctactcggtaggccaaggcaggagaatcacgtgaaaccaggaggcagaggttgcagtaaactgagattgcatcactgtagtccagtctggtgacagagcatgactctgtctcaaaaaaaaaaaaaaaagttgtctggAGCAGCCCTCTTCCTGATATAAGATACTCTTACCAATGTAAGACTAGTAATATAATTTCTATTATGCATGTAAATTACAAAATAGcaacctaaaaggaagaagctgaaaCAAAATTAACATAAGCAGACAGCTTATTTGGGCCAAGTTTGATGATTATAACCTGGCAGCATAGAATCAAGTTATCCTGAATATACACTCTGATTAGCAGCAGTtgtaactggattttttttttttttttttttttttttttgagacagagtctccctctgtcacccaggctggagtgcagtggcaccatctcaactcgttgcaacctccgcctcctgggtttaagtgattttcctgcttcagcctcccgaatagcttggattacaggtgcctaccaccacacccagctaatttttgtatttttactttttattttttaattttatgtatttactttttttttttgagacagagtctcgctctgtcgcccaggctggagtgcagtggcgagatctcgactcactgtaagctccgcctcccaggttcacaccattctcctgcctcagcctccccagtagctgggactacaggcacctgccatcatacccgactcatttttttgtattttttagtggagatggtgtttcaccgtgttaaccaggatggtctcgatctcctgacctcgtgatcagcctggtttaccctcccaaagtgctgggattacaggcatgagccaccgcacccggccaatttttgtatttttagtagagatggggtttcccatgttggtcaggctg from Piliocolobus tephrosceles isolate RC106 chromosome 13, ASM277652v3, whole genome shotgun sequence encodes:
- the LOC111522480 gene encoding cytochrome c oxidase subunit 8A, mitochondrial, with the protein product MSVLTSLLLRGLTGSARRLPVPRAKIHSMPPEEELGIMEKAIALTACFVTFLLPAGWILSHLEDYKRPE